The Bacteroidota bacterium region TTATCGCCTTAAGCAAACCGATTTTAATGGTGCGTATGATTATTCTGAATTAGTGGCGGTGGAATTTGGAAGTTTAACATCAGAAAGCGGAAAGTTTGCTGTTTATCCTAATCCTGCTAGTAGTTCTAATCTAAATGTATTGTTTGATGGAGCCGTTGGAGAGGAAGTGCTAATTGTGGTGCACGATGTGTTAGGTAAAGAATATTACTCCAATGTGTTTGTATTAGATAGCGAAACATTAATGATTCAATTGGCTAGTGGTTCTGATTTGTCTCCGGGCTTGTATACCATTAGCGCCTCAAGCAATGATAAATTGTACAATAAGAAAATTATTATTCAGTAAGAGTCTGAGAGTTTCGTTCAATTTCACATTTTAAAAATTCAGACAAATACTTTTTTCAAAATTCGAATTTTTTTTTAACCCTAAATAGGCAGTTGAAAAATACAACTGCCTACAACTAAGCATTAGTAAGGCTTTTAGTGTTTTTGAATAAGTAAGAAAGCCTTACTAATACTAAATTGGGGTTACCCGTACTAAGACAGATAGTGCGCTTTTTTCAAAAGCTTCTACTGTCTAATTACGGTTAAATATTTTGTTGGTCGGTCACCTTGAGCCTAGTCGAAGGGTACGCGTTAGCCCATTCAAAATCCTTCGACTCTGCTCAGGATGACTGGGCTAGAACTAACTAATTGCAATACCTTTAGAGCTCTACTAGTAATTAAGAAGGAGGTGTAATTTAGTAGTTATACAATTTCAGTAATTGTTCCTCTAACCTAGATTTCGCTAAAAAATTATTTTCTAATTCAATAGACATTGGCACTGGAGTTTCTAAGCTACCACAGCGCAGTATAGGCGCATCTAAATTGTCAAAACAATTTTCTGAAATAAATGCAGAAAGTTCGCCACCAATACCACCTACGAGTGTGTCTTCGTGCAATATTAAAACTTTACCTGTTTTTTTTACTGTTTTACTAATGGCTTCTTTATCGAAAGGTAGTAGGGTACGTAAGTCCAATAAGTCGGCATTTATATTGGAGTGTTTTTGTAAGATCTCTAGAGCCCAGTGTACTCCTAGTCCGTATGTTATGATAGATAAATCGTTTCCTTCTTTGCGCAATTTAGCCTTGCCAATTTCTACTGTATAATAGTCTTCAAAAATTTCTTCATTAATGCTTCTGTACAATGCTTTGTGCTCAAAAAACATAACAGGATTAGGGTCTTCAAAAGCGCTAAGCAATAAACCTTTTGCATCACTCGGAAATGCAGGATACACTACCTTTAATCCCGGAGTATGAAAAAACCAGGCTTCATTACTTTGTGAATGAAATGGACCAGCTCCTACGCCCGCGCCTGTAGGCATGCGTACTACTACATCAGCCTTTTGTCCCCAACGGTAGTGCGATTTTGCAAGGTTGTTTATAATTTGTGTCATCCCTTCTGTTACAAAATCGGCAAACTGCATTTCTACCATGGCTTTCATTCCATTTATAGATAGACCGAATCCGGAGCCTAATATTGCGGATTCGCAAAGTGGAGTGTTGCGTACTCTGCCTTTTCCAAATTCTTCAACAAAACCATCGGTAATTTTAAAGACACCTCCGTACTCTGCAATATCTTGTCCCATTAAAACTAAGTTGGAATGCTTACGCATAGCCAATCGTAGCCCATCTGATATTGCATCTATAAATCGTTTTTCTGATTTGTGTTGATTCGCAGGTGCAGTGGAAGAGCCAATAAATGGAGCATACACATCGTCCAGTTCTTCTTTTGTAATGGGAATAATTTTTTCTTCCACAAAAGATTCTTTTACTGCGGTATCTATATCTGCCTTGGTTTTAGCTCTAATTTGTTCGACTTCCGTTGCTGTTAAGATAGATTGTTCAATCAAATATTTTTCATAATTAGCAACAGGATCTTTTTTGCCCCACACATCAAAAAGCTCTTTGGGTACGTATTTGGTGCCGGATGCTTCTTCGTGTCCGCGCATGCGGAAGGTAATACATTCCAATAAAATTGGGCGTGGTTTTTCTCGGATAGATGCAGCAAGGTTTTGAACAGTGTTATAAACTTCTAGAATATTGTTTCCATCCACCTGAATTGCTTCTATACCGTAGCCAATTCCTTTATCAATAAATTGTTTGCACTTGAATTGTTCGTTAGATGGGGTTGATAGACCATATCCATTATTTTCAACTACAAATATTACAGGTAAATTCCAAACAGCAGCAACATTCAATGATTCGTGAAAATCACCCTCACTAGCACCGCCATCTCCTGTAAATACAAGAGTAGCTTTTTTTTCTTTTTTTAAGATGTTGGCAAGTGCTATTCCATCTGCTACTCCAAGCTGCGGGCCGAGATGAGATATCATTCCAACAATTTTATACTCTTGTGTGCCAAAATGAAATGATCTATCTCTCCCTTTGGTAAAGCCGTCTTTTTTGCCTTGCAATTGGTTAAATAATTTAACTAAAGGAATATTGCGTGAAGTAAACAAACCTAAATTTCGGTGCATGGGCAGTAAATACTCTTCTTTATTCATTGCCATGGAAGTGCCTACCGATATGGCTTCTTGGCCAATTCCGGAGAACCATTTGGATAGTTTTCCTTGTCGGAGTAGTAACAACATTTTTTCTTCTATTAATCTTGGTAGTAAAATGTTGTTGTAAAGAGAAATAAGAGTTTCGTTAGAATACTTTTTTTTATCGAACGTTATATGAGTTT contains the following coding sequences:
- a CDS encoding dehydrogenase E1 component subunit alpha/beta, translated to MITAETHITFDKKKYSNETLISLYNNILLPRLIEEKMLLLLRQGKLSKWFSGIGQEAISVGTSMAMNKEEYLLPMHRNLGLFTSRNIPLVKLFNQLQGKKDGFTKGRDRSFHFGTQEYKIVGMISHLGPQLGVADGIALANILKKEKKATLVFTGDGGASEGDFHESLNVAAVWNLPVIFVVENNGYGLSTPSNEQFKCKQFIDKGIGYGIEAIQVDGNNILEVYNTVQNLAASIREKPRPILLECITFRMRGHEEASGTKYVPKELFDVWGKKDPVANYEKYLIEQSILTATEVEQIRAKTKADIDTAVKESFVEEKIIPITKEELDDVYAPFIGSSTAPANQHKSEKRFIDAISDGLRLAMRKHSNLVLMGQDIAEYGGVFKITDGFVEEFGKGRVRNTPLCESAILGSGFGLSINGMKAMVEMQFADFVTEGMTQIINNLAKSHYRWGQKADVVVRMPTGAGVGAGPFHSQSNEAWFFHTPGLKVVYPAFPSDAKGLLLSAFEDPNPVMFFEHKALYRSINEEIFEDYYTVEIGKAKLRKEGNDLSIITYGLGVHWALEILQKHSNINADLLDLRTLLPFDKEAISKTVKKTGKVLILHEDTLVGGIGGELSAFISENCFDNLDAPILRCGSLETPVPMSIELENNFLAKSRLEEQLLKLYNY